A window of Pomacea canaliculata isolate SZHN2017 linkage group LG3, ASM307304v1, whole genome shotgun sequence contains these coding sequences:
- the LOC112560332 gene encoding keratin-associated protein 19-2-like has translation MKTVIALLLCALVASAMGGYLLGGGYGGYGGYGVGLGGLGGAGYGGLGYGAGYGGLGYGAGYGGLGYGAGYGGLGYGGLGYGGYGYGGYGKRG, from the exons ATG AAGACTGTCATCGCTCTTCTTCTCTGCGCCCTGGTGGCCAGCGCCATGGGAGGTTACCTCTTGGGAGGAGGTTATGGCGGTTACGGCGGTTATGGCGTCGGCCTTGGCGGCTTG GGTGGTGCTGGCTACGGCGGTCTTGGCTACGGAGCCGGTTATGGCGGTCTTGGCTACGGAGCCGGATATGGCGGTCTTGGCTACGGAGCCGGTTATGGCGGTCTCGGCTATGGCGGCCTCGGCTATGGCGGCTATGGCTATGGCGGCTATGGCAAAAGGggttaa
- the LOC112560331 gene encoding keratin-associated protein 19-2-like, whose protein sequence is MKTVIALLLCALVASAMGGNLLGGYGYGYGLGLGGLGGAGYGGLGYGAGYGGLGYGAGYGGLGYGAGYGGLGYGAGYGGLGYGAGYGGVGYGVGVGKRG, encoded by the exons ATG AAGACTGTCATCGCTCTTCTTCTCTGCGCCCTGGTGGCCAGCGCCATGGGAGGTAACCTCTTGGGAGGTTATGGCTATGGTTACGGTTTAGGCCTTGGCGGCTTG GGTGGTGCTGGCTACGGCGGTCTTGGCTACGGAGCCGGCTATGGCGGTCTTGGCTACGGAGCCGGCTATGGCGGTCTTGGCTACGGAGCCGGTTATGGTGGTCTTGGCTACGGAGCCGGTTATGGCGGACTTGGCTACGGAGCCGGTTATGGCGGCGTTGGCTATGGCGTCGGTGTCGGCAAAAGGGGTTAA
- the LOC112560330 gene encoding keratin-associated protein 19-2-like isoform X1 has translation MKSVIALLLCALVASAMGGYLLGGGYGGYGAGLGGLGGVGYGVGYGGYGGLGYGAGYGGLGYGGYGGLGYGAGYGGRGYGAGYGYGPGYGYGGYGYGKRG, from the exons ATG AAATCTGTCATCGCTCTTCTTCTCTGCGCCCTGGTGGCCAGCGCCATGGGAGGTTACCTCTTGGGAGGAGGTTATGGCGGTTACGGCGCAGGCCTTGGCGGCTTG GGTGGTGTTGGCTACGGCGTCGGCTATGGAGGTTATGGCGGTCTTGGCTACGGAGCTGGTTATGGCGGTCTTGGCTACGGCGGCTATGGCGGCCTTGGCTACGGAGCCGGCTATGGCGGCCGAGGCTACGGAGCCGGTTATGGCTACGGACCTGGCTACGGCTATGGCGGCTATGGCTATGGCAAGAGGggttaa
- the LOC112560858 gene encoding glycine-rich protein DOT1-like, with the protein MKTAIAVLLCALVASAMGGILLGGGGLGGVGGGGIGGNYGGYGGYGGYGGSGYGGSGYGGYGSGYGGGYGRGIGGGSGGGYGGYGGGYGRGIGGGSGGGYGYGRGKGGSYGGYGY; encoded by the exons ATG AAGACTGCCATCGCTGTCCTTCTCTGTGCTTTGGTGGCTAGTGCCATGGGAGGTATACTCCTGGGAGGTGGTGGCCTTGGCGGCGTG GGTGGAGGCGGCATTGGCGGTAACTATGGCGGCTATGGcggctatggaggctatggcGGCAGCGGCTATGGCGGCAGCGGCTATGGCGGCTATGGCAGCGGCTATGGTGGCGGCTACGGCCGCGGGATTGGCGGCGGCTCTGGTGGCGGCTATGGCGGCTATGGTGGCGGCTACGGCCGTGGGATTGGCGGCGGCTCTGGTGGCGGCTATGGCTATGGCCGTGGGAAGGGCGGCAGCTATGGCGGCTACGGCTACTAG
- the LOC112560077 gene encoding cytochrome P450 3A21-like: MDVIAGRAFGIEVNSLKTPGDPFLALIQRIRNVPTWMFTVLTFFPKLTPLWRRVGIAIAPEKDVSTLMNLIRRAIKERRQGTETYPDMLQLMLEAENEGDKETEVDPEIDHRKQLRTSAGWTRKGLTESEIEANSFIFLIAGYENTALMMAFLLFELAEHPECLQKVQEELDEKLGKKEVDYETVQELTYLEMCLNETMRLYPPGVALQRECVEDTYLGNIRVPKGMHILFPTLTIHTDPQHWLRSNDIQP; encoded by the exons ATGGACGTTATAGCGGGTAGGGCGTTCGGCATCGAGGTGAATTCTCTCAAGACGCCGGGAGACCCGTTCTTGGCGCTCATACAGAGGATCAGAAACGTTCCTACGTGGATGTTCACCGTGCTTA CCTTTTTTCCGAAGCTCACCCCGTTGTGGCGACGTGTAGGTATCGCCATCGCGCCTGAGAAAGATGTGTCGACTCTGATGAACCTCATCCGAAGAGCGATCAAGGAGCGACGGCAAGGGACAGAG ACGTACCCGGACATGCTGCAACTGATGCTGGAGGCGGAGAACGAAGGTGACAAGGAGACGGAGGTGGACCCGGAGATTGACCACAGGAAGCAACTGAGAACTTCTGCAGGGTGGACACGGAAAG GTCTGACGGAAAGTGAGATCGAGGCCAATAGTTTCATCTTTCTCATCGCCGGTTACGAAAACACGGCATTGATGATGGCATTCCTGCTGTTTGAGCTGGCTGAACACCCCGAGTGTCTGCAGAAGGTTCAGGAGGAGCTGGACGAAAAGCTGGGCAAG AAGGAAGTGGACTATGAGACTGTCCAAGAGCTGACGTACCTGGAGATGTGTTTAAACGAGACCATGCGCTTGTACCCTCCTGGTGTCGC GCTCCAGAGAGAGTGCGTTGAGGATACATACCTTGGCAACATCCGTGTCCCAAAGGGAATGCACATTCTCTTCCCGACCTTAACCATTCACACCGACCCACAGCACTGGCTCCGATCCAATGACATTCAACCCTGA